AACCGACGTCGCAGAGCACGGTGGCGGCGTCGGGGAGGGCGGCGCGGATGCCGGCGACGACCGCGACGGGGTCGAGGCCGAACGCGTCGTCGTGGTCGGGGTCGCCGAGGTCGGTGTTCTCGGCGAGGCGGGTGCGCTCACGGTCGACGATGCGGGCGGTCTCGGCATCGTGCTCGAGGGGAAGGCCCGCGCCGTCCACGGCGAGGAGTAGGTCGACGAGGCTCGTGGCGAGATCGCCGACGAGTTCGACCGTCGGTCGATAGTCGTTGTCGATGTCGGCCGGGATGGTGTCGATGTGGACGATGCGGCGGTCCTTGCCGGCGTTCCATTCCGCGGGCACGAACTCGACGGGGTCGTAGCCGACGGTGAGCACGAGGTCGGCGTGGTGCAGCAGCACGTCGCCGGGCTGATTGCGGGCGAAGCCCACACGTCCGAGGTAGTGGTGTTCGAGCTCGCGCGAGATGATGCCGGCGGCCTGGAAGGTCTCCACGACCGGCAGTCCGGTGGCGCGCAGCAGCGCGTGAAGGGCGTCGACGGTGCGGGGATCACCGCTGCGGGCCCCGGCGAGGATCACGGGGAACCGGGCCTCGCGCAGCAGCGCGGCGGCGCGATCGACGGATGCCGAGGCCGCCCCGCCGGTGACGGCGGGCACGATCGCATCGCGGAAGCCGATCGCCGTCGTCGCGGTCGACACGTCGTAGGGGAGCACCACGGCGGCGGCGCCGCGGGGTTCGCGCGTCGCGGCGCGGAACGCGTTCACGATCGCCTCGGCGACGTTGTCGGCGGCGGTGACCTCGGCGGCCGAGACCGTGACGGTCTGCAGCATGCCGACGGCATCCATCGCCTGGTGTGCCCGCTTCAGGTGCTGTGTGCGCGACACCGCGCCGCAGATCGCCACCACCGGGTCGCCCTCGGTCGTCGCGGTGAGCAGCCCCGTCGCAAGGTTCGCGGTGCCGGGGCCGCTGGTGACCAGCACGACACCCGGGATGCCGGTGAGCCGGCCGACCGCAGCGGCCATGAAGACCGCGTTCTGCTCGGTGCGGCACGTGATCAGCTGCGGCGCCCCGGCGACCCCCTGCACCGCCGCGAGCGCGTCGAAGACGGGGTCGATCTTCGCCCCGGGCACGCCGAACACCCACCGCACGCCGTGCGCCATGAGCACGTCGACGACGCGGTCGGCAGCGCGACGTCCCGTGGGCGGCGTCGGCACGTGCGTGTCGGAGGGCGACGGAGATGCGGTGGCGACGGCGGCGATACTCATGACTCCATGCTCCGTCGCCCAAGGACGGCGAGGAAGACGGCGTCGGCGATGCGAATCATCTGATTCGCAGATGATTTCCGTCGCGTCGGGGAGCGCGGCATGATCGAGGCATGGATGTGCGCCACCTCTCCGTCTTCGTCGCCGTTGCCCGAGAGATGAGCTTCACGCGGGCGGCCGACAGCCTGCTGCTCGCGCAGTCGGCGGTGTCGACCACCGTGCGCGAGTTGGAACGTGAACTGGGCGTCGAGCTGTTCGACCGTTCTCATCGGCAGATTCGACTCACCGGTGCTGGGGAGGAGTTGCTGACGCGCGCTCAGGCGGTGCTCGAGCAGATGCGCGAGATCGGCGAGGCGGTCGCCTCCGCGGCGACCGAGCTGCGAGGAGCCGTCACGATGGGGCTCATGACGGGCGTCGATCTTGTCGACGTGCCGGGGCTGCTGGGCCGCTATCACGCGCGGCACCCCGCCGTCGCGGTGCAGCTGCGCGCGACGGGGCTGGGATCGTCGGGCCTGGTCGCGCAGCTCGAACGCGGCGAGATCGACCTGGCGCTGCTCGCGGTCGTCGATGCGCTGCCCGCGAGCCTGCGGGGAGAGGCCGTCGCCGCGTCGCCCTACGTGCTCGTCGTGCCCGGCACGCATCCCCTCGCGGATGCCGAGGGGATCACCCTCGCGATGCTCGAGGGGGAGAGCTTCGTGGACCTGCCGCCGGGTTACGGGTCGCGGCGCATCGTCGACGATGCCTTCGCCCACGCCGGGGTGTCGCGCCGTGTGCTCATCGAGGTCGCCGATCTTTCCACCGCCGCCGCGTACGTCCCGCAGGGACTGGGCCTGGCGATCGTGCCGCGTTTCGCGGCGCTGGCGGCCTCGTCGGGCTCGGGGCGTCCGTTCGCCGACCCCGCCCCGCGGATGCCGGTGCGCATCGTGTCGCTCGACGACGCCGTTCCCGCCTTCGAGGTGTCGCTCGCGTGGTCGCGTCGCCGCCCCTTGACCGCCGCCGCGCAGGGCCTCATCGACCTCTTGCGCACAGAGCTGCTGCCGTAGCGCCCGCAACCTCCCCGGTCGTTGAGCGAGTGAGCGGAGCGAGCGAGTCGAAACGGGGTTTCGCAGGGTGGGGCGATTCGACTCGGGCCGGTGGCCCTCGCTCAACGACCGGGGGTTGAGCGGGACGGAACAGGACTCGACGATCGTCCAACCCCGTGACGCGCACAAGCGGCGTAGCGTCGAACCCATGGCGAACGTTGCAGACTTCTTCATCGACACCCTCAAGCGCGCCGGCGTCACCCGCATCTGGGGTCTTCCCGGCGACTCGCTCAACGCCTTCACCGATGCGCTGCGGCGCGACAGCGGCGACGACGCGATCCGCTGGATGCACATGCGGCACGAGGAGGCCGCCGCCTTCGCCGCCGGCGCCGAGGCGGAGCTGACGGGCGAGCTCGCCGTCGTCGCGGGCTCGTGCGGCCCCGGCAATCTGCACTTCATCAACGGTCTGTTCGACGCCAACCGCAACCGCGTGCCGCTGCTGGCGATCGCCTCGCACATCCCGTCGGCCGAGATCGGCAGCACCTACTTCCAGGAGACGCACCCCCAGGAGCTCTTCCGCGAGTGCAGCGTCTACACCGAGCTGGTGAGCGATCCGGCCCAGCTGCCGTGGGTGCTGGAGATCGCCATGCGCACCGCGGTCGAGAAGCGCGGCGTCGCGGTCGTCGTCGTGCCCGGCGACGTGTTCTTCGCCGACGCGCCCGACCGGCGGCCGACGGCACCGATCCGGGCGGCCGGCTCGACGGTGCTGCCGTCGGCATCCGCTCTGGCCGCCGCCGCGACCGCGCTCAACGATGCCAAGAAGGTGACGATCCTCGCCGGGTCGGGCGTCGCGGGCGCGCATGATGAGGTGCTCGCCCTCGCTGAGACGCTGCAGGCGCCGATCGTCCACGCCCTGCGCGGCAAGGAGCACATCGAGTGGGACAACCCCTACGACGTCGGCATGACGGGACTGCTGGGCTTCTCGTCGGGGTACAAGGCGATGGAGTCGTGCGACACCCTGCTCATGCTCGGCACCGATTTTCCGTACCGTCAGTTCTTCCCCTCGAAGGCGACGGTGATCCAGGTCGACATCCGCGGCGAGCAGCTGGGGCGGCGCACGCCCATCGACGTGGGATTGGTCGGCGGTGTGAAAGAGACCGCGAACGCGCTGCTGCCGCTGCTGCAGGGCGACCGCTCGTCGAAGCATCTGGACGACAGCGTCGCCCACTACCGCACGACGCGTGAGCGGCTCGACGATCTGGCCGTCGACGACGGCAAGGCTCCGGTGCGGCCGGAGTACGTCGCGCGCGTGCTGGACGAGCTCGCCGACCAGGATGCCGTGTTCACCGCCGACGTCGGAAGCCCCGTGATCTGGGCCGCCCGCTACCTGCAC
The sequence above is a segment of the Microbacterium sp. PM5 genome. Coding sequences within it:
- the alsS gene encoding acetolactate synthase AlsS, producing the protein MSIAAVATASPSPSDTHVPTPPTGRRAADRVVDVLMAHGVRWVFGVPGAKIDPVFDALAAVQGVAGAPQLITCRTEQNAVFMAAAVGRLTGIPGVVLVTSGPGTANLATGLLTATTEGDPVVAICGAVSRTQHLKRAHQAMDAVGMLQTVTVSAAEVTAADNVAEAIVNAFRAATREPRGAAAVVLPYDVSTATTAIGFRDAIVPAVTGGAASASVDRAAALLREARFPVILAGARSGDPRTVDALHALLRATGLPVVETFQAAGIISRELEHHYLGRVGFARNQPGDVLLHHADLVLTVGYDPVEFVPAEWNAGKDRRIVHIDTIPADIDNDYRPTVELVGDLATSLVDLLLAVDGAGLPLEHDAETARIVDRERTRLAENTDLGDPDHDDAFGLDPVAVVAGIRAALPDAATVLCDVGSNYLYMARHFRTYRPRSLLFSNGQQTLGVALPWAIAASLADAGAPVVSVSGDGGFLYSAVELETAVRVGASFTHIVFNDSAYDMVAFQQVEKYGRTAAVELGAYDVVAFAQSFGAHGHRVTRIDDLVPTILAAIAEPGPSVIDVPVDYRDNLRRLGGDLLADVLL
- a CDS encoding LysR family transcriptional regulator; this translates as MDVRHLSVFVAVAREMSFTRAADSLLLAQSAVSTTVRELERELGVELFDRSHRQIRLTGAGEELLTRAQAVLEQMREIGEAVASAATELRGAVTMGLMTGVDLVDVPGLLGRYHARHPAVAVQLRATGLGSSGLVAQLERGEIDLALLAVVDALPASLRGEAVAASPYVLVVPGTHPLADAEGITLAMLEGESFVDLPPGYGSRRIVDDAFAHAGVSRRVLIEVADLSTAAAYVPQGLGLAIVPRFAALAASSGSGRPFADPAPRMPVRIVSLDDAVPAFEVSLAWSRRRPLTAAAQGLIDLLRTELLP
- the poxB gene encoding ubiquinone-dependent pyruvate dehydrogenase — its product is MANVADFFIDTLKRAGVTRIWGLPGDSLNAFTDALRRDSGDDAIRWMHMRHEEAAAFAAGAEAELTGELAVVAGSCGPGNLHFINGLFDANRNRVPLLAIASHIPSAEIGSTYFQETHPQELFRECSVYTELVSDPAQLPWVLEIAMRTAVEKRGVAVVVVPGDVFFADAPDRRPTAPIRAAGSTVLPSASALAAAATALNDAKKVTILAGSGVAGAHDEVLALAETLQAPIVHALRGKEHIEWDNPYDVGMTGLLGFSSGYKAMESCDTLLMLGTDFPYRQFFPSKATVIQVDIRGEQLGRRTPIDVGLVGGVKETANALLPLLQGDRSSKHLDDSVAHYRTTRERLDDLAVDDGKAPVRPEYVARVLDELADQDAVFTADVGSPVIWAARYLHMNGKRRLIGSFAHGSMANAMPQALGVQGVDRSRQVIALAGDGGLAMLLGDLLSIRQNDLPVKIVVFNNSSLNFVELEMKAAGIVNFGTGLDNPSFAAIAEAMGITGIRVEKGSELRGAIAQALATDGPVLVDVVTARQELAMPPSITLAQAKGFSLWALRTVLSGRGDELIDLADTNVWRRLFH